One genomic window of Mycteria americana isolate JAX WOST 10 ecotype Jacksonville Zoo and Gardens chromosome 6, USCA_MyAme_1.0, whole genome shotgun sequence includes the following:
- the SNUPN gene encoding snurportin-1 isoform X1 — MARGRRAGVAMEELSAALAAGVALAAPNSPAAPHPRLAAYKARGGPGQAERRQRLLRLQRERRLDYVNHARRLAEDDWAGVESEGEEKEGEDAEEEEMDVDTGKKLPKRYANQLMLSEWLVDVPSDLEQEWVVVVCPVGKRALVVASRGTTAAYTKSGFCVNRFPSLLPGGNRHNSTSEKVYCILDCIYNEAKQTYYILDVMCWRGHPVYDCQTDFRFFWLFSKIQEEEGLGEKSRINPFKFVGLQNFPCSSDSLCKVLAMDFPFEVDGLLFYHKQTHYTPGSTPLVGWLRPYMVPEIIGLAMPATVLTAKPDYAGRQLQQIIESKKSKKLAAEKGHPSSAAAARNGHYELEHLSTPQPTNSLEGQDEAVSQMEN, encoded by the exons ATGGCGCGCGGCCGTCGGGCGGGGGTTGCCATGGAGGAGCTGAGCGCGGCGCTGGCGGCCGGCGTGGCCCTGGCAGCGCCCAACAGCCCGgcggccccgcacccccgccTGGCCGCGTACAAggcccgcggcggcccggggcaGGCCGAGCGCCGCCAGCGCCTCCTCCGCCTCCAGAGAGA GAGGCGGCTGGACTACGTGAACCATGCCAGGAGGCTGGCAGAGGACGACTGGGCAGGGGTGGAGAGCGAGGgcgaggagaaggagggggaagatgcggaggaagaggagatggacgTGGATACTGGCAAGAAGCTGCCCAAGCGCTATGCCAATCAG CTGATGCTGTCTGAATGGCTGGTTGATGTCCCCTCGGATCTGGAGCAGGAGTGGGTTGTAGTGGTGTGTCCCGTCGGGAAAAGGGCACTAGTCGTGGCATCCAGG GGCACAACAGCAGCTTACACCAAGAGCGGCTTCTGCGTCAACAGGttcccatccctgctgccaggggGGAACCGGCACAATTCAACGAGTGAGAAAG tGTACTGCATCTTGGACTGCATCTACAATGAGGCAAAGCAGACGTACTATATCCTCGACGTGATGTGCTGGAGAGGACACCCTGTTTATGACTGCCAG ACCGACTTCAGATTCTTCTGGCTTTTCTCAAAGATCCAagaggaggaagggctgggagagaaaagcaggattAATCCA TTCAAATTTGTGGGCCTGCAGAACTTCCCCTGCTCCTCGGACAGCCTGTGTAAGGTGCTGGCTATGGACTTCCCCTTCGAG GTTGATGGACTTCTCTTCTATCACAAGCAAACCCACTAtacccccggcagcaccccgctGGTGGGCTGGCTCCGGCCCTACATGGTACCCGAAATCATCGGGCTCGCCATGCCTGCTACTGTGCTCACTGCCAAACCAGACTATGCTGGGCGTCAGCTCCAGCAGATCATTGAGAGCAAGAAGAGTAAAAAGCTGGCAGCGGAAAAGGGTCACCCGAGCAGCGCGGCGGCTGCGAGGAACGGACATTATGAGCTGGAACACTTGTCTACCCCTCAGCCAACAAACTCTCTGGAGGGTCAGGATGAAGCAGTGAGCCAGATGGAGAATTAG
- the SNUPN gene encoding snurportin-1 isoform X2, whose protein sequence is MARGRRAGVAMEELSAALAAGVALAAPNSPAAPHPRLAAYKARGGPGQAERRQRLLRLQRERRLDYVNHARRLAEDDWAGVESEGEEKEGEDAEEEEMDVDTGKKLPKRYANQLMLSEWLVDVPSDLEQEWVVVVCPVGKRALVVASRGTTAAYTKSGFCVNRFPSLLPGGNRHNSTSEKVYCILDCIYNEAKQTYYILDVMCWRGHPVYDCQTDFRFFWLFSKIQEEEGLGEKSRINPVDGLLFYHKQTHYTPGSTPLVGWLRPYMVPEIIGLAMPATVLTAKPDYAGRQLQQIIESKKSKKLAAEKGHPSSAAAARNGHYELEHLSTPQPTNSLEGQDEAVSQMEN, encoded by the exons ATGGCGCGCGGCCGTCGGGCGGGGGTTGCCATGGAGGAGCTGAGCGCGGCGCTGGCGGCCGGCGTGGCCCTGGCAGCGCCCAACAGCCCGgcggccccgcacccccgccTGGCCGCGTACAAggcccgcggcggcccggggcaGGCCGAGCGCCGCCAGCGCCTCCTCCGCCTCCAGAGAGA GAGGCGGCTGGACTACGTGAACCATGCCAGGAGGCTGGCAGAGGACGACTGGGCAGGGGTGGAGAGCGAGGgcgaggagaaggagggggaagatgcggaggaagaggagatggacgTGGATACTGGCAAGAAGCTGCCCAAGCGCTATGCCAATCAG CTGATGCTGTCTGAATGGCTGGTTGATGTCCCCTCGGATCTGGAGCAGGAGTGGGTTGTAGTGGTGTGTCCCGTCGGGAAAAGGGCACTAGTCGTGGCATCCAGG GGCACAACAGCAGCTTACACCAAGAGCGGCTTCTGCGTCAACAGGttcccatccctgctgccaggggGGAACCGGCACAATTCAACGAGTGAGAAAG tGTACTGCATCTTGGACTGCATCTACAATGAGGCAAAGCAGACGTACTATATCCTCGACGTGATGTGCTGGAGAGGACACCCTGTTTATGACTGCCAG ACCGACTTCAGATTCTTCTGGCTTTTCTCAAAGATCCAagaggaggaagggctgggagagaaaagcaggattAATCCA GTTGATGGACTTCTCTTCTATCACAAGCAAACCCACTAtacccccggcagcaccccgctGGTGGGCTGGCTCCGGCCCTACATGGTACCCGAAATCATCGGGCTCGCCATGCCTGCTACTGTGCTCACTGCCAAACCAGACTATGCTGGGCGTCAGCTCCAGCAGATCATTGAGAGCAAGAAGAGTAAAAAGCTGGCAGCGGAAAAGGGTCACCCGAGCAGCGCGGCGGCTGCGAGGAACGGACATTATGAGCTGGAACACTTGTCTACCCCTCAGCCAACAAACTCTCTGGAGGGTCAGGATGAAGCAGTGAGCCAGATGGAGAATTAG
- the SNX33 gene encoding sorting nexin-33: protein MALKARALYNFQSENKEEISIQENEELVIFSENSLDGWLQGQNSRGETGLFPASYVEILRSRSGSNYTDYSSSPAGSPGHDSSFYTAPPNPGISYQGSFEDDDDDDWDDWDDACTVVEEPRSAPGTNGHPSPSLQYPAAYSHHQHAGYHPKPALERQDSMSSSKRGSVVGRNLNRFSCFVRSGVEAFILGDVPLMSKIAEVYCIEMGSKGPQWRANPHPFICSVEDPTKQTKFKGIKSYISYKLTPSNINSPVYRRYKHFDWLYNRLLHKFTVISVPHLPEKQATGRFEEDFIEKRKRRLILWMDHMTSHPVLSQYEGFQHFLCCRDEKQWKLGKRRAEKDEMVGASFLLTIQIPTEHQDLQDVEDRVDAFKAFSKKMDDSVLQLTNVASELVRKHVGGFRKEFQKLGNAFQAISHSFHMDPPYSSDALNNAISHTGKTYETVGEMFAEQPKNDLFLMLDTLSLYQGLLSNFPDIIHLQKGAFAKVKESQRMSDEGRMDQEEADGIRKRCRVVGFALQAEMNHFHERRVADFKRMMQSYLKQQIVFYQRVSQQLEKTLRMYDNL, encoded by the exons ATGGCGTTGAAAGCCAGAGCACTTTACAACTTCCAGAGCGAAAACAAAGAGGAGATCAGCATCCAGGAGAACGAGGAGCTCGTCATCTTCAGTGAGAACTCCCTGGACGGGTGGTTACAGGGCCAAAACAGCCGCGGGGAGACCggcctcttccctgcctcctacGTCGAAATCCTCCGCTCCAGGTCAGGCTCCAACTACACGGACTACTCCAGCAGCCCGGCCGGCTCCCCTGGGCATGACTCCTCCTTCTacacagccccccccaaccccggcATCTCCTACCAGGGCAGTTTTGAGGACGACGATGATGATGACTGGGATGACTGGGACGATGCTTGCACGGTGGTGGAGGAGCCCCGGAGCGCGCCGGGCACCAACGGGCACCCTTCGCCCAGCCTGCAGTACCCGGCGGCGTACAGCCACCACCAGCATGCCGGTTACCATCCCAAGCCGGCACTGGAGAGGCAGGACAGCATGAGCTCCTCCAAGAGGGGCAGTGTGGTGGGGAGGAACCTCAACCGCTTCTCCTGCTTCGTCCGCTCGGGGGTGGAAGCCTTCATCCTGGGCGACGTGCCCCTGATGTCCAAGATTGCCGAGGTGTACTGCATAGAGATGGGCTCCAAAGGTCCCCAGTGGAGGGCGAACCCCCACCCCTTCATCTGCTCGGTGGAGGACCCGACCAAGCAAACCAAGTTCAAGGGTATCAAGAGCTACATCTCCTACAAGCTTACCCCCAGCAACATCAACTCGCCTGTCTACCGGCGGTACAAGCACTTTGACTGGCTCTACAACCGCCTCCTGCACAAGTTCACGGTCATCTCGGTGCCCCATCTGCCTGAGAAGCAGGCCACCGGGCGCTTCGAGGAGGACTTCATCGAGAAGCGCAAGCGGCGGCTCATCCTCTGGATGGACCATATGACCAGCCACCCCGTCCTCTCCCAGTACGAGGGCTTCCAGCACTTCCTCTGCTGCCGCGACGAGAAGCAGTGGAAGCTGGGCAAACGCCGGGCGGAGAAGGATGAGATGGTGGGTGCCAGCTTCCTTCTCACCATCCAGATCCCCACAGAGCACCAGGACCTGCAGGATGTGGAGGACCGCGTTGATGCCTTCAAGGCCTTCAGCAAGAAGATGGATGACAGCGTCCTGCAGCTGACCAACGTGGCCTCGGAGCTGGTGCGCAAGCACGTGGGGGGCTTCCGGAAGGAGTTCCAGAAGCTGGGCAATGCTTTCCAAGCCATCAGCCACTCCTTCCACATGGACCCCCCCTACAGCTCGGACGCCCTCAACAACGCCATCTCCCACACGGGCAAGACATACGAGACCGTGGGGGAGATGTTCGCCGAGCAGCCCAAGAACGACCTGTTCCTCATGCTGGACACTCTCTCTTTGTACCAAGGGCTCCTCTCTAACTTCCCAGACATCATCCACCTCCAGAAAG gcgCCTTCGCGAAGGTGAAGGAGAGCCAGCGGATGAGCGACGAGGGCCGGATGGACCAGGAGGAGGCGGATGGGATCCGCAAGCGCTGCCGCGTCGTGGGCTTCGCCCTGCAAGCCGAGATGAACCACTTCCATGAGCGGCGCGTGGCCGACTTCAAGAGGATGATGCAGTCCTACTTAAAGCAGCAGATCGTTTTCTACCAGCGCGTCAGCCAGCAGCTGGAGAAGACGTTACGCATGTATGACAACCTCTAA